A genome region from Cervus elaphus chromosome 18, mCerEla1.1, whole genome shotgun sequence includes the following:
- the CRHR2 gene encoding corticotropin-releasing factor receptor 2, protein MGGPAGPPRLLHVPHRVLCLLCLLPPLLKVGSSQATRDQPVWALLEQYCHSVKTLANLSGPYSYCNTTLDQIGTCWPRSAAGALVERPCPEYFNGVKYNTTRNAYRECLENGTWASRINYSQCEPILDDKQRKYDLHYRIALIVNYLGHCVSVAALVGAFLLFLALRSIRCLRNVIHWNLITTFILRNVMWFLLQLIDHEVHESNKVWCRCITTIFNYFVVTNFFWMFVEGCYLHTAIVMTYSTERLRKWLFLFIGWCVPCPIVIAWAIGKLYYENEQCWFGKEPGDLVDYIYQGPIILVLLINFVFLFNIVRILMTKLRASTTSETIQYRKAVKATLVLLPLLGITYMLFFVNPGEDELSQIVFIYFNSFLQSFQGFFVSVFYCFFNGEVRSAVRKRWHRWQDHHSLRAPVARAMSIPTSPTRISFHSIKQTAAV, encoded by the exons ATGGGGGGTCCCGCGGGGCCCCCACGCCTCCTCCACGTCCCGCACCGTGTCCTCTGTCTGCTCTGCCTCCTTCCGCCACTGCTTAAA GTGGGGTCCAGCCAGGCTACCAGAGACCAGCCCGTGTGGGCACTGCTGGAGCAGTACTGCCACTCCGTCAAGACCCTCGCCAACCTCTCAG GTCCCTACTCCTACTGCAACACGACCTTGGACCAGATCGGGACGTGCTGGCCCCGGAGCGCGGCCGGAGCCCTGGTGGAGAGGCCGTGCCCCGAGTACTTCAACGGAGTCAAGTACAACACGACCC GGAATGCCTACCGAGAGTGCTTGGAGAATGGGACGTGGGCCTCGCGGATCAACTACTCACAGTGTGAACCCATTCTGGATGATAAG caGAGGAAGTATGACCTGCACTACCGCATTGCACTCATCGTCAACTACCTGGGCCACTGCGTGTCCGTGGCAGCCCTCGTGGGTGCCTTCCTGCTTTTCCTGGCCCTGCG GAGCATTCGCTGTCTCCGGAACGTGATTCACTGGAATCTCATCACCACCTTTATCCTGCGGAATGTCATGTGGTTCCTGCTGCAGCTCATCGACCATGAAGTGCATGAGAGCAACAAG GTCTGGTGCCGCTGCATCACCACCATCTTCAACTACTTCGTGGTGACAAACTTCTTCTGGATGTTCGTAGAGGGCTGCTACCTGCACACGGCCATTGTCATGACCTATTCCACCGAGCGCCTGCGCAAATGGCTCTTCCTCTTCATTGGATGGT GTGTCCCCTGCCCCATCGTCATTGCCTGGGCCATTGGCAAACTCTACTACGAGAATGAACA GTGCTGGTTTGGCAAGGAGCCCGGTGACCTGGTGGACTACATCTACCAGGGCCCCATCATCCTCGTGCTCCTG ATCAACTTTGTATTTCTGTTCAACATTGTCAGGATTCTAATGACAAAGTTACGAGCATCCACCACATCAGAGACGATCCAGTACAG GAAGGCGGTGAAGGCCACCCTGGTTCTCCTGCCCCTTCTGGGCATCACCTACATGCTCTTCTTCGTCAACCCTGGGGAGGACGAGCTGTCGCAGATTGTGTTCATCTATTTCAACTCCTTCCTGCAGTCGTTCCAG gGTTTCTTTGTGTCTGTCTTCTACTGCTTCTTCAATGGAGAG GTACGCTCAGCTGTGAGGAAAAGGTGGCACCGCTGGCAGGACCATCACTCCCTCCGAGCCCCCGTGGCCCGGGCCATGTCCATCCCCACGTCGCCCACGCGGATCAGCTTCCACAGCATCAAGCAGACGGCCGCTGTATGA